From Vulpes vulpes isolate BD-2025 chromosome 7, VulVul3, whole genome shotgun sequence, one genomic window encodes:
- the EIF4EBP1 gene encoding eukaryotic translation initiation factor 4E-binding protein 1, with amino-acid sequence MSGGSSCSQTPSRAIPATRRVVLGDGVQLPPGDYSTTPGGTLFSTTPGGTRIIYDRKFLMECRNSPVTKTPPRDLPTIPGVTSPASEEPPTEPSQNHLRNSPEDKPAGGEESQFEMDI; translated from the exons ATGTCCGGAGGCAGCAGCTGCAGCCAGACCCCGAGCCGGGCCATCCCCGCCACTCGCCGGGTGGTCCTCGGCGACGGCGTGCAGCTGCCGCCCGGGGACTACAGCACCACCCCCGGCGGCACGCTCTTCAGCACCACCCCGGGAG GTACCAGGATCATCTATGACCGGAAGTTCTTGATGGAGTGTCGGAACTCGCCTGTGACCAAAACACCCCCGCGGGACCTGCCCACCATTCCCGGGGTTACCAGCCCTGCCAGTGAGGAGCCCCCAACAGAGCCCAGCCAGAACCACCTGCGCAACAGCCCGGAAGATAAGCCAGCCGGTG GTGAAGAGTCACAGTTTGAGATGGACATTTAA